A single genomic interval of Eptesicus fuscus isolate TK198812 chromosome 10, DD_ASM_mEF_20220401, whole genome shotgun sequence harbors:
- the LOC103295536 gene encoding acyl-CoA-binding protein-like: MSQAEFGKAAKDVKHLKTQPADDEMLFIYSRYKHATVGDKNTKRPGMLDLKGTAKWDAWNELKGTSKEDATRAYINKVEELKKKY, encoded by the coding sequence ATGTCTCAGGCTGAGTTTGGCAAAGCTGCTAAGGATGTTAAGCACCTCAAGACCCAGCCAGCAGACGATGAGATGCTGTTCATCTACAGCCGCTACAAACACGCAACCGTGGGTGACAAAAATACAAAACGGCCTGGGATGTTGGACCTCAAAGGCACGGCCAAGTGGGATGCCTGGAATGAGCTGAAAGGGACGTCCAAGGAAGATGCCACGAGAGCGTACATCAACAAAGTagaagaactaaagaaaaaatattag